Part of the Spartobacteria bacterium genome, CCGGGCCTGATGTCCAATGAAGGGCCACGGGGAGTCGGAATATCCTGTCTCCAGTGGATAATCGAAACCGATCCACCAGGCTTCAGAATTCGAAAGGCTTCTTTCAGCAGTTCAACGGGATGTTCGATATGAAGAAGATTGTAGATCATAACGTGCGCCACGCTTTCATCCGAAAGTCCGGTGCCATCGAGAACGAAATCTCTCGTTTCCAGCTGAACATTCATCAGCCCCAATCGATTACACCTCTCAAGAACAAGATCTACCAACTCCGGTTCGATATCGAAGCCACGGACAACCCCTGAAATTTTTCTGGCCACTGGTAATGTGAATGTGCCGTAACCGGTTCCAAACTCGACAACATCACCTTGTTTGGCCTGAGTGGCAACAAGACGATCGACAAGGCCGTCGGCATCAAAAAAACTGCTCCAATACCCCTCGTCCGGCATACCGCTCTCTCTGCCTTTCATTGATTCTGTCCTTTTCTTGCAGTTCGCATTCTCATATTCGCATGATAATATACGTTAATGTACAGCTGGTGTCAACTCTTAACCCGCCAGATTCGTAACATGTTGAAAATAAGGGTGTTATGTCGATTCTTTCTGTTCTTCTACTTGCTTTCTGACGAAATTAAAGCATTCATTCACATGTAAGCTGAAGGCTTAAATACAAGCCCGGCAACAAGTTATAAACCGTAAAACGGAGACTGTGAATGGATTTAAGAGAACTCAGATACGGAATCGAGATCGAGACCGTAAAACGCACCCGGGAACAGATAGCCTGGGCAATCCACTCGGTGGTCGGTGGCCATGTCAGGCATGTTGGCGTACCGGCCAGCTACGACCCATGGGAAGTGGAAGACCTGCGGGGACGCAAATGGAAGGTGGTCAACGATGCCTCCCTGACCAATGTGCCATCCCAC contains:
- a CDS encoding class I SAM-dependent methyltransferase — translated: MKGRESGMPDEGYWSSFFDADGLVDRLVATQAKQGDVVEFGTGYGTFTLPVARKISGVVRGFDIEPELVDLVLERCNRLGLMNVQLETRDFVLDGTGLSDESVAHVMIYNLLHIEHPVELLKEAFRILKPGGSVSIIHWRQDIPTPRGPSLDIRPGPEQCAVWGRQAGFCKTETQDIAAVASYHYGMIFYKPTNPEQQEEL